In one window of Arthrobacter pascens DNA:
- a CDS encoding PAS domain S-box protein has protein sequence MENELTQGDDFGSYRALAEAVPDALLVIDEAGDIAFANTQTERLFGYSRQQLLGSHFEMLLPERFKGRGGDVGDRFATDLAVRRAGTDMKLFGRHSDGTEFPIETTYAPLAAGPGREIVASIRDVSERGRIDAELRDALSLLGATLESTADGILVVTADGRIAGSNERFAILWGIPGELLASHDDGKVMAFVLDQLVSPGSFVDKVRELYADPGAESLDILDFRDGRTFERYSRPQRVGEEIVGRVWSFRDVTSRRRAEDQARDALAQLEGLAAIVESSADAIIGKTPEGLITSWNPGAQRLYGYVADEVIGRDVRILIPDHRRQTEDAVMAAVGNGGEACSFETDRIRKDGSVVPVSLTVSPIRSQHGVRGIATIGQDITARRAAEADLLAAREAALESSRLKSEFLATMSHEIRTPMNGVIGLANLLLDTPLDETQRSYAEGVQTAAGALLTLLNDILDFSKLEAGKIDLDVTTFDPRSLVEEIARFLSEAAQRKGLELMAYCTPGVPSRLRGDAGRIRQILLNLASNAVKFTASGEVAIRVKATAGDARTAAVRFEVTDTGIGIAAADHLRLFDSFSQADASTTRRYGGTGLGLAICRRLAEAMGGEIGLSSAPGEGSTFWFEVLLPVVEVRAGVHERLDAGQLAGLRVLVVDDNATHRLMLESQLTAWGMSPEVVEDAGSALDRSRMRAAAGQLYDMAVLDMHMPDMDGMELAHALSSDPALQGMPLMMLTSGSQVAKAELAAAGIREWLTKPVRGSELHTGLMRMTADRAVPAPAESRPARPNVPSRGRILVVEDNEVNQLVARGMVGKLGYEADVVADGAEAVSATAVRSYAAVLMDCHMPVMDGFDATKAIRARGDQPTRLPIIAMTAGAQDEDRERCLAAGMDAYLSKPVDPRALAEVLKRWVVPRPGPGEGS, from the coding sequence ATGGAAAACGAACTGACGCAGGGAGATGACTTCGGTTCGTACCGGGCCCTGGCGGAAGCCGTGCCGGACGCTTTGCTCGTGATCGACGAAGCCGGTGACATTGCCTTCGCAAATACCCAAACAGAACGGCTCTTCGGCTATTCACGGCAACAGCTGCTGGGCAGCCATTTTGAAATGCTGCTGCCGGAACGGTTCAAGGGGCGCGGTGGGGACGTCGGCGACCGCTTCGCCACTGACCTGGCGGTTCGGCGGGCAGGGACGGACATGAAATTGTTCGGCCGGCACAGCGACGGCACGGAATTTCCCATTGAGACGACCTACGCGCCGCTTGCTGCCGGTCCGGGAAGGGAAATCGTCGCCTCCATCCGGGATGTGAGTGAACGCGGCCGGATTGACGCGGAACTTCGCGATGCGCTCTCCTTACTCGGCGCCACCCTGGAGTCCACCGCGGACGGAATCCTGGTCGTGACGGCGGACGGGCGAATTGCGGGTTCCAACGAGAGATTCGCCATCCTCTGGGGCATTCCCGGGGAGCTGTTGGCCTCCCATGACGACGGCAAAGTGATGGCGTTTGTCCTGGACCAGTTGGTCAGCCCGGGCAGCTTCGTGGACAAGGTGCGTGAACTGTACGCCGATCCCGGCGCCGAAAGCCTGGACATACTGGACTTCCGGGACGGGCGGACTTTTGAACGGTACTCGCGGCCACAACGTGTCGGGGAAGAGATCGTCGGGCGTGTGTGGAGTTTCCGGGATGTAACCTCCCGCCGCCGGGCTGAGGACCAGGCGCGTGATGCACTCGCCCAGCTGGAAGGCCTGGCCGCCATTGTTGAATCCTCGGCGGATGCCATCATTGGAAAGACGCCCGAGGGACTTATCACCAGCTGGAATCCCGGGGCCCAACGGCTTTACGGCTATGTTGCCGACGAAGTGATAGGCAGGGACGTTCGAATCCTGATTCCGGATCATCGCCGCCAGACAGAGGACGCCGTGATGGCCGCCGTCGGGAACGGCGGGGAGGCGTGCAGCTTCGAAACGGACCGGATACGGAAAGACGGCTCTGTGGTGCCGGTGTCCCTGACTGTTTCCCCTATCCGCAGCCAGCACGGGGTCCGCGGGATCGCGACGATCGGGCAGGACATCACGGCCAGACGGGCCGCCGAAGCGGATCTGTTGGCCGCTCGCGAGGCGGCCTTGGAATCGAGCCGGCTGAAGTCGGAGTTCCTGGCGACGATGAGCCATGAGATCAGGACACCGATGAACGGCGTGATCGGGCTGGCCAACCTTCTTTTGGACACACCGCTCGATGAAACCCAGCGCAGTTACGCCGAGGGAGTCCAGACGGCGGCCGGGGCGCTCCTGACCCTGCTCAATGACATCCTGGACTTCTCGAAGCTCGAAGCCGGAAAAATTGATCTGGACGTCACCACTTTTGATCCGAGGAGCCTTGTAGAGGAAATAGCCAGGTTCCTGTCCGAAGCCGCTCAGCGCAAGGGCCTGGAGCTCATGGCGTACTGCACACCCGGCGTGCCGTCGCGTTTGCGTGGTGACGCCGGCAGGATACGGCAGATCCTTTTGAATCTGGCATCCAATGCCGTGAAATTCACGGCATCCGGCGAGGTGGCCATCCGGGTGAAGGCCACGGCGGGAGATGCGCGGACGGCGGCAGTACGGTTCGAGGTCACTGATACCGGAATCGGGATCGCTGCCGCGGATCATTTGCGCCTTTTCGATTCCTTTTCCCAGGCAGATGCTTCTACGACGCGCCGATATGGTGGAACGGGGCTGGGCTTAGCCATTTGCCGGCGTCTGGCCGAAGCCATGGGCGGTGAGATTGGTCTGAGCAGCGCGCCGGGTGAGGGTAGCACCTTCTGGTTCGAGGTGCTGTTGCCGGTCGTTGAAGTCCGGGCAGGGGTTCATGAGCGTTTGGATGCCGGTCAGCTGGCCGGGCTTCGCGTGCTGGTGGTGGACGACAATGCCACCCACAGGCTCATGCTGGAATCACAGCTGACCGCATGGGGGATGAGTCCGGAGGTCGTTGAAGACGCGGGCTCAGCACTGGACAGGTCCAGGATGCGGGCGGCGGCCGGGCAGCTCTACGACATGGCCGTGCTTGACATGCATATGCCGGACATGGACGGAATGGAATTGGCGCACGCGCTCAGCTCCGACCCCGCTCTGCAGGGTATGCCGCTGATGATGCTGACGTCCGGATCGCAGGTCGCCAAAGCCGAGCTCGCAGCGGCGGGTATCCGGGAATGGCTCACGAAACCTGTGCGGGGTTCAGAACTCCATACCGGGCTCATGCGCATGACGGCGGACAGGGCTGTGCCGGCTCCGGCAGAGTCCAGGCCCGCCCGGCCGAATGTGCCTTCCCGTGGCCGGATCCTGGTGGTCGAGGACAACGAAGTGAACCAATTAGTCGCCAGGGGAATGGTCGGCAAACTGGGCTATGAGGCGGACGTTGTGGCCGACGGCGCCGAAGCCGTCTCCGCCACTGCCGTCCGCTCCTATGCGGCGGTACTCATGGACTGCCATATGCCGGTTATGGACGGCTTCGATGCCACGAAGGCCATCCGGGCCAGGGGAGACCAGCCGACGCGCCTACCCATCATTGCCATGACTGCGGGAGCCCAGGACGAGGACCGGGAACGCTGCCTCGCTGCCGGCATGGACGCCTACCTCAGCAAGCCGGTGGATCCACGAGCACTGGCCGAAGTCCTGAAGCGATGGGTGGTGCCCCGGCCCGGGCCGGGCGAAGGGTCATGA
- a CDS encoding single-stranded DNA-binding protein yields MGDFITVRGFVATDITTSTTPGGVATASFRIGSTGRRYDRSAGAWVDGHTNWFRVQGYRQLAGNLACSIRKGQPVIVTGRLRMRSWERDGRIYHSAEIDADSVGHDLTLGSANFIRTVKNNAQTALEDAAPAEDGPDAADSDFGESGFTEGEETPGEIMVEDVNGDYISVDTETGELAGSPA; encoded by the coding sequence ATGGGTGACTTCATTACCGTCCGCGGCTTCGTCGCCACGGACATCACTACATCCACAACCCCGGGGGGCGTCGCCACGGCATCATTCCGGATCGGCTCCACGGGCCGGCGGTACGACAGGTCAGCGGGCGCATGGGTCGACGGCCACACAAATTGGTTCAGGGTCCAGGGCTATCGTCAGCTGGCCGGGAACCTGGCCTGCAGCATCCGCAAAGGGCAGCCTGTCATCGTCACGGGGCGGCTGCGGATGCGCAGCTGGGAAAGGGATGGCCGCATCTATCATTCCGCAGAAATCGATGCTGACTCCGTAGGCCACGATCTGACCCTTGGTTCGGCCAATTTCATCAGGACGGTCAAGAACAACGCCCAGACGGCACTTGAAGATGCCGCTCCTGCCGAGGATGGGCCTGATGCCGCGGACAGTGATTTCGGGGAATCAGGCTTCACGGAGGGGGAGGAAACGCCCGGGGAGATCATGGTCGAGGACGTGAATGGCGACTACATCTCCGTGGACACTGAAACCGGGGAACTTGCCGGTTCTCCAGCCTGA
- a CDS encoding DUF6993 domain-containing protein: MMSTRGRRRNSSEPAGPLWSASAGAPARILFLTAGCVALIVALSGCAGGQQPGQPASPADAGPTTSAPAAAASAAPSLTASPTQTASSSSAAGTATAAMRQTVTDVLTRLAAGTPKPAKAQLADALTGAGIPAANLEVSESRTPTGLEADAIEAAVLQGKDCVVGQVRDGGVTVSILPVLASGKCFVGSAA; the protein is encoded by the coding sequence ATGATGAGCACCAGGGGCCGCCGGCGGAATAGTTCAGAACCTGCCGGACCCCTGTGGTCAGCATCCGCCGGCGCACCCGCCCGCATTCTCTTCCTCACCGCCGGATGCGTTGCCCTGATTGTGGCGTTGTCGGGATGTGCCGGCGGGCAGCAGCCCGGGCAGCCGGCATCCCCGGCTGATGCAGGGCCAACAACTTCAGCCCCTGCCGCCGCGGCATCAGCAGCACCATCACTAACAGCCAGTCCCACCCAGACAGCCAGCTCTTCATCGGCCGCGGGGACCGCTACTGCTGCCATGCGGCAGACCGTGACGGACGTTCTCACCCGTCTGGCCGCCGGGACGCCGAAACCGGCTAAGGCTCAACTGGCTGACGCCCTCACCGGCGCAGGTATCCCGGCCGCAAACCTTGAAGTATCGGAGAGCAGGACGCCCACAGGCCTGGAAGCTGACGCCATCGAGGCGGCCGTGCTGCAGGGCAAGGACTGTGTGGTGGGACAGGTCCGTGACGGCGGCGTCACGGTAAGTATTCTTCCTGTCCTGGCAAGCGGAAAGTGCTTCGTGGGGTCCGCCGCCTGA
- the ettA gene encoding energy-dependent translational throttle protein EttA, translated as MAEFIYTMTKARKAVGEKLILDDVSMSFFPGAKIGVVGPNGAGKSTILKIMAGLDTPSNGEARLSPGYSVGILLQEPPLNEEKTVLGNVQEGVGEIYGKIQRFNEISEEMASPDADYDTLLEEMGHLQEAIDAADAWDLDSQLEQAMDALRCPPADADVTLLSGGERRRVALCKLLLQKPDLLLLDEPTNHLDAESVLWLEQHLSSYAGAVLAVTHDRYFLDHVAEWIAEVDRGHLYPYEGNYSTYLEKKRARLEVQGKKDAKQAKRLTEELEWVRSNAKGRQTKSKARLARYEEMAAEADRTRKLDFEEIQIPPGPRLGGLVLEAKNLQKGFDDRILIDGLSFSLPRNGIVGVIGPNGVGKSTLFKTIVGLEPLDGGELKIGDSVKISYADQSRGGIDPNKTLWEVVSDGLDYIQVGHVEMPSRAYVAAFGFKGPDQQKKAGVLSGGERNRLNLALTLKQGGNLLLLDEPTNDLDVETLSSLENALLEFPGCAVVVSHDRWFLDRVATHILAYEGDDENPSKWYWFEGNFESYEENKVERLGPDAAKPHRVTHRRLTRD; from the coding sequence ATGGCGGAATTTATCTACACAATGACCAAGGCGCGCAAGGCCGTTGGCGAAAAACTCATACTTGACGACGTAAGCATGTCCTTCTTCCCGGGCGCCAAAATCGGCGTTGTTGGCCCGAACGGTGCCGGTAAGTCCACCATCCTCAAGATCATGGCCGGACTGGACACGCCCTCAAACGGCGAGGCCCGGCTGAGCCCTGGATACTCAGTGGGGATTCTGCTGCAGGAGCCGCCGCTAAACGAGGAAAAGACGGTCCTGGGCAACGTCCAGGAAGGTGTCGGCGAGATCTACGGCAAGATCCAGCGCTTCAACGAGATCTCTGAGGAAATGGCCAGCCCCGACGCTGACTATGACACCCTGCTCGAGGAAATGGGCCACCTGCAGGAAGCGATCGACGCTGCCGACGCCTGGGACCTCGATTCCCAGCTTGAGCAGGCCATGGACGCCCTCCGCTGCCCGCCGGCCGATGCTGACGTCACGTTGCTTTCGGGTGGCGAACGGCGCCGTGTGGCGCTCTGCAAGCTTCTGCTGCAAAAGCCTGACCTGCTGCTTCTCGATGAGCCCACTAACCACCTGGACGCGGAGAGCGTGCTGTGGCTGGAGCAGCACCTTTCCAGCTACGCCGGTGCAGTACTGGCCGTCACCCACGACCGGTACTTCCTTGACCATGTCGCGGAATGGATCGCAGAGGTGGACCGCGGCCACCTGTACCCCTACGAGGGCAACTACTCCACCTATCTGGAGAAGAAGCGCGCGCGCCTGGAGGTCCAGGGAAAGAAAGACGCCAAGCAGGCCAAACGCCTCACCGAGGAACTGGAATGGGTGCGATCCAACGCCAAGGGCCGCCAGACCAAGTCCAAAGCACGTCTCGCCCGCTACGAGGAGATGGCTGCCGAAGCAGACCGCACCCGGAAGCTGGACTTCGAAGAGATCCAGATCCCGCCGGGACCGCGCCTTGGCGGACTTGTGCTGGAAGCGAAGAACCTGCAGAAGGGCTTCGACGACCGAATCCTGATCGACGGACTGTCGTTCAGCCTTCCCCGGAACGGCATCGTGGGCGTAATCGGCCCCAACGGCGTGGGGAAGTCAACGCTGTTCAAGACCATCGTCGGCCTCGAACCCCTCGACGGCGGCGAGCTGAAGATCGGTGACTCGGTCAAGATCTCCTACGCGGACCAGAGCCGCGGCGGCATCGACCCCAACAAGACCCTGTGGGAAGTCGTCTCCGACGGCCTGGACTACATCCAGGTGGGCCACGTCGAAATGCCATCCCGCGCCTACGTCGCGGCCTTCGGCTTCAAGGGCCCTGACCAGCAGAAGAAGGCAGGAGTACTTTCCGGCGGTGAGCGCAACCGCCTCAACCTTGCACTGACCCTGAAGCAGGGCGGCAACCTGCTGCTCCTCGACGAACCGACCAACGACCTCGACGTCGAGACCCTCAGCAGCCTGGAAAACGCGCTGCTCGAGTTCCCCGGCTGTGCTGTGGTGGTTTCGCACGACCGCTGGTTCCTGGACCGGGTGGCCACACACATCCTGGCCTACGAAGGCGACGACGAAAACCCTTCCAAGTGGTACTGGTTCGAGGGCAACTTCGAATCCTACGAGGAGAACAAAGTGGAGCGGCTGGGCCCGGATGCGGCCAAACCGCACCGGGTTACGCACCGTCGCCTGACCCGCGACTGA
- a CDS encoding acyl-CoA thioesterase: protein MTEAEAGLLAPPSGDPTSSLIKLLDLGELAGARTDEDIFLGPSQQQPHQRVFGGQVLAQSLVASMRTVDPDRFVHSMHGYFLRPGDANKPITFGVQRLRDGRSFSARRVHAYQEGVPILSMIASFQGDDDGIEHESAMPKDIPDPESLPSTADLLGNFDHPVARHWAYERPFDIRHVDPPLYVSAKGKKEAVNAVWMKTFGPMPDDSNLHRSALAYASDYTILESILRRHGLSWITPGMNVASLDHAMWWHRPARVDEWLLYVQESPSAQGARGLATGKIFNQAGQHVASVAQEGMVRVPTDLKNKVVGALQTKVLEHQIRKAGRN from the coding sequence ATGACTGAAGCCGAAGCAGGATTGCTGGCGCCACCCAGCGGCGACCCCACCTCATCACTCATCAAACTCCTGGATCTTGGTGAGCTTGCGGGGGCCCGCACGGACGAGGACATCTTCCTTGGCCCCTCGCAGCAGCAGCCGCACCAGCGGGTATTCGGCGGCCAGGTGTTGGCACAGTCCCTCGTCGCGTCGATGCGCACCGTCGACCCGGATCGCTTCGTCCATTCCATGCACGGGTACTTCCTTCGTCCGGGAGACGCCAACAAACCCATCACGTTTGGCGTCCAGCGGTTGCGCGACGGCCGTTCTTTCTCAGCACGCCGCGTCCACGCCTACCAGGAAGGCGTGCCCATCCTGTCCATGATCGCGTCCTTCCAGGGCGACGATGACGGCATCGAACACGAGTCCGCCATGCCGAAGGACATCCCGGACCCCGAATCGCTGCCCAGCACGGCCGACCTGCTGGGCAATTTCGATCATCCCGTGGCCCGGCACTGGGCCTATGAGCGGCCCTTCGACATCCGGCACGTGGATCCGCCGCTCTACGTCTCCGCAAAAGGAAAAAAAGAAGCGGTGAACGCCGTCTGGATGAAGACCTTTGGCCCCATGCCTGACGATTCCAACCTGCACCGGTCGGCACTGGCCTACGCGAGCGACTACACCATCCTGGAATCCATCCTGCGCCGGCACGGGCTGAGCTGGATCACTCCAGGCATGAACGTGGCCAGCCTCGACCACGCCATGTGGTGGCATCGCCCCGCGCGCGTCGATGAATGGCTGCTCTACGTGCAGGAATCGCCCAGCGCCCAGGGTGCCCGAGGTCTGGCAACAGGCAAGATCTTCAATCAGGCCGGTCAACACGTGGCGTCCGTGGCCCAGGAGGGCATGGTCCGCGTCCCAACGGATCTGAAGAACAAAGTAGTCGGAGCACTCCAGACCAAGGTCCTGGAGCACCAGATCCGCAAGGCAGGGCGGAACTAG
- a CDS encoding globin — protein sequence MSTPAEPQQPRQLMQNDPFSQPGYTDNFYEAVGGHDTFVKLIDVFYDGVATDPLLRAMYPEEDLGPAKRRFLMFLEQYWGGPTTYGEERGHPRLRMRHMPFRVTQEAKERWLLHMRAAVDSLQLPPLYEGTLWDYMERAALSMVNTASDA from the coding sequence ATGAGCACACCCGCCGAGCCGCAGCAGCCGCGCCAGCTGATGCAAAATGACCCGTTCAGCCAGCCCGGCTACACCGACAACTTCTATGAAGCCGTGGGCGGCCACGATACGTTCGTCAAGCTGATCGACGTGTTCTACGACGGCGTAGCCACCGATCCTTTGCTGCGGGCCATGTACCCGGAAGAGGACCTTGGGCCTGCCAAGCGCCGTTTCCTGATGTTCCTGGAGCAGTACTGGGGCGGGCCCACCACGTACGGCGAGGAACGCGGGCACCCTCGGCTGCGGATGCGTCACATGCCGTTCCGCGTCACCCAGGAGGCAAAGGAGCGGTGGCTGTTGCACATGCGCGCCGCCGTCGATTCCCTTCAGCTCCCCCCGTTGTACGAGGGGACTCTGTGGGACTACATGGAACGCGCGGCGCTGTCCATGGTGAACACCGCGTCGGACGCCTGA
- a CDS encoding mechanosensitive ion channel family protein codes for MFSMLSIAPPLTSQPDGISVPGIVISIGIGVAVWLAATFVISRISRRVASGSNFFKKPHFKWVAPALRALDHERRVQRAETIGSLLNSIVSVLVAVITFMYVLQNLDVNITPLLTSVGILGVAIGFGAQQLIRDFLAGIFITIEDQYGIGDVIETSEVVGVVESMGLRITRVRSEDGAIWYLRNGEILRVGNRSQGNYVPVESSADGQETALHEPATNTETKKTDQKAGE; via the coding sequence ATGTTCAGCATGCTGTCGATCGCGCCACCCCTCACCTCCCAGCCCGACGGAATAAGCGTCCCGGGCATCGTGATCAGTATCGGCATCGGCGTTGCTGTCTGGCTGGCGGCAACCTTCGTGATCTCCCGGATCAGCAGACGCGTAGCCTCGGGCAGCAACTTCTTCAAGAAGCCGCATTTCAAGTGGGTTGCCCCGGCACTGCGGGCCTTGGACCACGAACGGCGTGTGCAGCGGGCGGAAACAATCGGTTCACTGCTAAACAGCATTGTCAGTGTCCTGGTTGCGGTCATTACCTTTATGTATGTGCTCCAGAACCTGGACGTCAATATCACCCCGTTGCTGACCAGCGTGGGAATCCTCGGTGTTGCCATCGGTTTCGGGGCCCAGCAGTTGATCCGAGACTTCCTCGCCGGGATCTTCATTACCATCGAGGACCAGTACGGCATCGGGGACGTCATCGAAACCAGCGAAGTCGTGGGTGTTGTTGAGTCCATGGGGCTGCGCATCACCCGGGTCCGTTCCGAGGACGGCGCGATCTGGTACCTCCGCAACGGCGAGATCCTGCGGGTGGGCAATCGTTCACAGGGCAACTACGTGCCGGTGGAGTCGTCCGCTGACGGGCAGGAGACTGCCCTGCACGAGCCTGCCACCAACACCGAGACTAAAAAGACAGACCAGAAAGCCGGAGAATAG
- a CDS encoding NAD-dependent epimerase/dehydratase family protein: protein MRILILGGTAFLSAEIARQAVAAGHDVTSLARGSAAEPPDGVRWLKADRTRGADSYADASGDWDAVIEVARDAGLAREALASLAEGAAHWTFVSSCSVYADHSTPQAKEDAGLLPPLPPGTASTPENYGESKSAIEQATLEAAAGRAHLCRAGLIGGPGDPTDRYGYWPARFARDNDPVLAPDIAGQATQVIDVRDVAAWILESAAGGLTGALNAVGEQVPFGEYLAVSRSIAGYQGEVLTASEGWLSDHGVDYWSGPDSLPLWLPPEHEGFSRRSNAAAKEAGLVLRPWQETLSDTLDDERSRGLGRRRKAGLAPATEARLAKELQARQQRQ from the coding sequence ATGCGCATCCTGATCCTCGGCGGAACCGCCTTCCTCTCCGCAGAAATCGCCCGGCAGGCCGTTGCCGCAGGGCACGACGTCACCAGCCTGGCGCGCGGTTCCGCGGCTGAACCACCTGACGGTGTCCGCTGGCTCAAAGCCGACCGTACCCGGGGCGCAGACAGTTACGCCGACGCGTCGGGGGACTGGGACGCCGTCATCGAAGTCGCGCGGGATGCTGGCCTGGCGCGGGAGGCCCTGGCGAGCCTCGCAGAGGGGGCAGCCCACTGGACGTTCGTTTCCAGTTGCTCGGTCTACGCAGACCACTCCACGCCGCAGGCAAAGGAAGATGCCGGCCTCCTGCCGCCGCTGCCGCCCGGGACAGCCTCCACTCCAGAGAACTACGGGGAGTCGAAATCTGCCATCGAGCAGGCCACCCTCGAGGCTGCCGCAGGCAGGGCACATCTTTGCCGGGCCGGCCTGATCGGCGGTCCCGGTGACCCCACCGACAGGTACGGCTACTGGCCGGCCAGATTCGCCCGTGACAATGATCCTGTGCTTGCCCCGGACATCGCCGGGCAGGCCACCCAGGTCATCGATGTCAGGGACGTCGCAGCATGGATCCTGGAGTCGGCGGCGGGCGGCCTGACGGGAGCACTGAATGCGGTGGGGGAGCAGGTTCCGTTCGGCGAGTACTTGGCGGTGTCCCGGAGCATTGCCGGCTATCAGGGTGAAGTCCTCACGGCATCCGAGGGCTGGCTGTCGGACCACGGGGTGGATTACTGGTCCGGGCCGGATTCCCTGCCGCTGTGGCTGCCGCCGGAGCACGAAGGCTTCAGCCGCCGCAGCAATGCGGCGGCCAAGGAAGCCGGGCTTGTCCTGAGGCCCTGGCAGGAAACCCTCAGTGACACCCTCGACGACGAACGCAGCCGCGGTCTTGGCCGTCGCCGCAAGGCAGGGCTTGCGCCGGCAACGGAAGCCCGGCTGGCCAAAGAACTGCAGGCCCGGCAACAACGCCAATGA
- a CDS encoding OsmC family protein: protein MSLGEHRYSLAVRWTGNLGEGTSSYRGYSRDHDVQIPGLPVLKGSADPTFHGDRTRYNPEQLLLAALAQCHMLSFLHVAVRHGVVVTDYQDDATAVMRMNRDGSGQFETVTLNPRVRVADPGHVELAGELHHEANETCFIARSVNFPVLHSPETVAG from the coding sequence ATGAGCCTCGGTGAACACCGCTATTCGCTGGCCGTCCGGTGGACCGGCAACCTGGGAGAGGGCACGTCGTCCTACCGTGGTTATTCACGGGACCATGACGTCCAGATTCCAGGGTTGCCGGTCCTCAAGGGATCGGCCGATCCAACGTTCCACGGGGACAGGACCCGGTACAACCCGGAGCAGCTCCTCCTGGCCGCCCTCGCCCAGTGCCACATGCTGTCCTTCCTGCATGTTGCAGTGCGGCACGGGGTGGTGGTCACCGACTACCAGGACGACGCCACGGCGGTCATGCGCATGAACCGCGACGGCAGCGGGCAGTTCGAAACCGTCACGCTCAACCCGCGCGTGAGGGTGGCGGACCCGGGCCACGTGGAGCTTGCCGGGGAGCTTCATCACGAAGCCAACGAGACCTGCTTCATCGCCAGGAGCGTTAATTTCCCGGTGCTGCATTCACCTGAGACGGTGGCCGGCTAG